TCTCGATCAAGAAACGCGAGTTTCATAAGAACAAGACCATTCTGAATCGTTGAAGCACGCCAAAGACACCTCCGGGCGCCTTCATCTACTTGGCCTGGTCTCGGATGGCGGCGTGCATTCTCATATTAACCATTTGAAGGCTCTTTTGGAGACCGCCAAGGAAATTGGCGTGCCCAAGACGATAATTCACTTTGTCGGAGATGGGCGTGATACTGCACCCCGTTCATCTTCAAAATACCTAAAGGATCTCCTTGAGTTTATCCAAAAGGAGCAATATGGTGAAATTGGGACTATTGTTGGACGGTATTATGCCATGGACCGGGATAAACGGTAAGGAAGTTAGCGTTGTTGTGAACATATCTGATATCCATGTAGTTGGGAGCGGGTCAAAGTCGCCATTGACGGACTCGTTTCTGGAGAAGGAGAATCCACCTCTGATCCGGTTGCGACCATTGAAGAAAGGTACAAGAAGGACGAAACAGACGAATTCTTGAAGCCGATCATCGTGGGCGGAGAGGAGACGCGGATCAAGGGCAAGTTCTTTCTCAAAGCCAGCTAGACTAGATCTTATCCCACAAGTTAGACAAGGATACGATATTCTTCTTCAACTATCGCTCGGATCGTATGCGTGAAATTGTATCTGTGTTTGGTTTACCCGACAAGCCGATGGAAGTCACCGTTCCTAAGGATTTGGTGAGTTCTTTGTGCCTTGCAATAGACTTTGACTATGACGTTGGTACAGCACATTACAACCATGTCAAGATACAATGCCGAGTTTCCCTTCAACATCGCATTCCCTCCGCAAGCAATGACCAACGTCTTGGCCGAATGGCTCGCGAAAAAGGGTCTTAAGCAGTGTCACATTGCTGGTTTGTGGCGCCGTTGTTTACAGGGGTAGAGCCCTCTAATGCTCGTTCTAGAAACCGAGAAATACGCCCACGTTACGTTCTTCTTCAACGGCGGTGTCGAGAAACAATTCGAACAGGAGGAACGAGAGCTAATACCATCCCCTAAGGTCGCGACTTATGACAAACAGCCCGAGATGAGTGCCCAGGGCGTTGCTGATAAAGTTGCCGAGACTGTCGCTGGAGGCAAGTATGACTTTGTGATGTGCAATTTTGCCCCTCCTGACATGGCAAGTTATTCGTTATCGTTGTGATCTGGGCTGATAGATATTTTAGGTTGGACATACCGGAGTGTATGAAGCAGCAGTTCAAGCCATCACTGCAACTGACAAGGCTGTCAAGGTGGGTAGGCTACGAACAGGTTTGACTGTATGCTAACTCGCGTCCAGACCGTATATGATGCCTGTCAGAAAGCCGGCTATGTTCTTGCCATCACGGCAGACCATGGAAATGCCGAACAGATGATTAATCCTGAAACTGGCAACCCTCATACAGCACATACGACCAACCCTGTGCCTTTTATCATTACCGGTGACCCATCCAAGTACGGTTTGGTGGGTGATGAAGAGGACGGTGAAGATGAAGAGGGTAAGGGCGCCTTGGCAGACGTCGCCCCCACTATCCTGGATCTCATGGGACTGGACAAGCCAGAGGGTAAGCCGGCTGTAGCAGCTTGCGGTTAGGTCTGACGTTTTGCAGATATGAGTGGCCGGTCGCTCCTTTTGCGTAAATAAATGGAATTTTAATGTAATATATATGCTAACGAATGCACTCGTGCATTTGGAAGGCGAGTGATGTATATGGTATGGTGTCTTCGGCTCCGGGCTGGGGTCTGATATGATTAGTACGCGTTTGAATTGAAACAATACCTCTTACTCTTGCGGTCCAAGGACCTTGAGACCTCGGATATGGGTGTCTTTTCCGTTCATGTAGTTGGCCGCAACCACGATTTGGATTGCATAGCAATGTAACGGGCGCCTGGGAAATTCATTAGGGCCAGAAGTCCAATAGGCAATTCGGGGACTTGCGCATTGGTGCCATCGTCTGAGAGATCCATTGATACATCGAAATCAAGCCATTCGTTGGGCTTTTCGAATCCAACGTAGCGTACTTCTTGGAGGTCATTCAAGCTCATGCCTTTTCGGAGTCAGTAAAATCTCGCCTGATAATGACAACCTACCGGCTCGAATGGCGAGTCGAACGGGCGTGTAGGAATCGTCCTGGTCAAACTTGAGTAATATGGCGATTTTCTAGAACACTTTAATTACGAGTCGAATCCACACGCTAAAGAGCCCACCTGAACAGCGACCTTTTTATGGAACTGAAGCGTAATGTAGTGAGGTTGTGGTCCGTCACTCCTTGATTTCTGATTAAACACACTCGGTGTACGTGTTGGACCACATACTGCCAGAATGTTTCCGGATCGTCATCTCGCAAACAGTCCACATTAAATCCATATTTATAACTTGATACGCTCCATGTTGCCAGGTGGCCAATATCGGGAAGTTTACTCTGATAATGATCTATCGGGCGGTCAGTTGACAAGAGTGTAGTATAACTTTCAACACACCAGTCATGGTCAGAGTCAAGGCACTGCACTTGCGAGGTGAAACTATTACGCGGCCAATTACGCTAAAGCATGATAAAAATGTTATAACTTTCTTAAAGCCATTGTGGCTCACTTAATAAGCCCTTATGGCTCAGTGGTAGAGCGCATCACTAGTACTGAGTTGATTAAATATTTAGCTCATTATGTGATGATGAGGTCCTAGGTTCGATCCCTGGTGAGGGCACATTTTTGGCACAAATTTAACATGCCGGAATCCTTGGTATGGGGCGACTGAAGGCACATGCATCAATTTTTGAGTAAACACACCTATTGAAAGTTTAGAACTACGTATATTACTTCCTCATTGAGCAAACGGATTAGAGATGAGCTTAGCTAAGCACCCACCCAGCCTCAAAGAGCCTTCGGTTGTCGACACTTGAACGTATTTGAGATATATGTTTCGCGGGTAGATCTAATCGCAAGGTTACAGAGAACACCTGTGTAGCCTCCGCATATTGG
The nucleotide sequence above comes from Rhizoctonia solani chromosome 3, complete sequence. Encoded proteins:
- a CDS encoding anaphase-promoting complex subunit 10, with the translated sequence MTDHYQSKLPDIGHLATWSVSSYKYGFNVDCLRDDDPETFWQYVVQHVHRFHKKVAVQKIAILLKFDQDDSYTPVRLAIRAGMSLNDLQEVRYVGFEKPNEWLDFDVSMDLSDDGTNAQVPELPIGLLALMNFPGARYIAMQSKSWLRPTT
- a CDS encoding phosphoglycerate mutase family protein: MDTIAKDHSARTLQAHGLAVGLSDGLMGNSEVGHLNIGAGRIVWQDIHAKDTSGRLHLLGLVSDGGVHSHINHLKALLETAKEIGVPKTIIHFVGDGRDTAPRSSSKYLKDLLEFIQKEQYGEIGTIVGRYYAMDRDKRWERVKVAIDGLVSGEGESTSDPVATIEERYKKDETDEFLKPIIILSHKLDKDTIFFFNYRSDRMREIVSVFGLPDKPMEVTVPKDLHITTMSRYNAEFPFNIAFPPQAMTNVLAEWLAKKGLKQCHIAETEKYAHVTFFFNGGVEKQFEQEERELIPSPKVATYDKQPEMSAQGVADKVAETVAGGKYDFVGHTGVYEAAVQAITATDKAVKTVYDACQKAGYVLAITADHGNAEQMINPETGNPHTAHTTNPVPFIITGDPSKYGLVGDEEDGEDEEGKGALADVAPTILDLMGLDKPEDMSGRSLLLRK